The Shewanella sp. KX20019 genome window below encodes:
- a CDS encoding DUF885 domain-containing protein: MKVKGSLAGFMVALMMFCCNVHGQQLIADSGFAAQALRSCNTDLRHLNQVIGWQVKWPRQWQNTVVAGPEAAKEAIISWSQAPAAITLAIETLRLGISSKETAPHAVVVRVQQQIHDLLSDLTMTNSKYTFNSPTHNNAALWNTLISNSIVPSVSDFNQFLKKEYLPVASSDPSLSKVNNEAGCFLSAVSWWTTLNLSQKEIEDVGQRLLSESRHQLLATGQKGDTFKSMLKALRISTEDNNTSVNEIVSVSEMALTRAQSKTQLSFSKQITQKLIVSEMPKYLQDSAPAGYYAKAQENSPAKYIINTSRPNERRLMAEVIAFHEGIPGHHLWVAYPREIPSKGYNAGILEGWALYGEYLADEMNLYSSTYARQGMIAKHLWAASRLIVEPGLQLRGWSRVDAINFMMDNTVMSRQEIEIEVDRYIAMPGQSLSYMLGADMILSERKRARELLGDDFNIAAFHDVILEAGVRPLSEVRDDIRLWVQLVK, from the coding sequence ATGAAAGTAAAAGGATCTTTGGCAGGTTTTATGGTTGCACTTATGATGTTTTGTTGCAATGTGCATGGCCAGCAACTTATTGCCGATAGTGGCTTTGCTGCGCAAGCGCTTAGAAGTTGTAATACTGATTTACGTCATCTTAATCAGGTGATTGGTTGGCAAGTTAAGTGGCCTAGACAGTGGCAGAACACAGTGGTCGCGGGACCTGAAGCCGCAAAAGAGGCCATTATAAGTTGGTCGCAAGCCCCCGCAGCAATCACATTAGCGATCGAGACGTTACGATTAGGTATTAGCTCTAAAGAAACTGCTCCGCATGCGGTAGTTGTTCGTGTGCAACAACAAATTCACGACCTGTTGTCTGATCTCACCATGACAAATTCTAAGTACACTTTCAATTCTCCCACTCATAATAATGCGGCACTGTGGAACACTCTGATCAGCAACAGTATCGTTCCTTCAGTGTCAGATTTTAATCAATTTCTTAAAAAAGAGTATCTTCCAGTAGCAAGCAGTGATCCGAGTCTATCCAAAGTCAACAATGAGGCTGGCTGTTTTTTGTCGGCGGTATCATGGTGGACGACTTTGAATCTTTCCCAAAAAGAGATCGAAGATGTGGGTCAACGATTACTCAGTGAATCTCGCCATCAACTACTTGCGACAGGCCAAAAGGGCGATACGTTCAAGAGCATGCTTAAAGCTCTGCGTATATCCACTGAAGATAACAACACTAGCGTCAATGAGATAGTATCTGTTTCTGAGATGGCTTTAACGCGGGCACAAAGTAAAACCCAATTGTCATTTTCAAAGCAAATAACGCAGAAATTGATTGTGAGTGAAATGCCCAAGTACCTGCAAGATTCTGCACCTGCAGGTTATTACGCTAAAGCTCAGGAAAACTCACCAGCCAAGTACATCATAAATACATCACGGCCAAATGAGCGACGTCTGATGGCAGAGGTGATCGCTTTTCATGAAGGAATACCAGGGCATCACCTATGGGTAGCATATCCACGAGAGATTCCATCGAAGGGATATAATGCCGGAATTCTTGAGGGGTGGGCACTCTATGGGGAGTATCTGGCTGATGAAATGAACCTTTACTCCTCAACGTATGCTCGTCAAGGCATGATTGCCAAGCACCTTTGGGCGGCTAGTCGTCTTATTGTTGAACCTGGACTGCAATTGCGTGGCTGGTCGAGGGTGGATGCAATAAATTTCATGATGGACAATACGGTTATGTCACGTCAGGAGATTGAAATCGAAGTGGACCGTTATATTGCGATGCCGGGTCAATCGCTGAGCTATATGCTGGGGGCGGATATGATTCTATCTGAACGAAAGCGAGCTCGAGAACTTTTA